A window from Pseudomonas moraviensis encodes these proteins:
- the fabI gene encoding enoyl-ACP reductase FabI, producing the protein MGFLAGKRVLIVGVASKLSIASGIAAAMHREGAELAFTYQNDKLKGRVEEFAQGWGSSPELCFPCDVASDEEIAKVFEELSKKWDGLDCIVHSVGFAPGDQLDGDFTEATTREGFRIAHDISAYSFVALAKAGREMMKGRNGSLLTLSYLGAERTMPNYNVMGMAKASLEAGVRYLAGSLGPDGTRVNCVSAGPIRTLAASGIKNFRKMLAANEAQTPLRRNVTIEEVGNAGAFLCSDLASGISGEIMYVDGGFNTTAMGNIEE; encoded by the coding sequence ATGGGTTTTCTCGCCGGTAAGCGCGTACTGATCGTCGGTGTCGCCAGCAAGCTGTCCATCGCATCCGGCATCGCTGCCGCCATGCATCGCGAGGGCGCTGAGCTTGCCTTCACTTATCAGAACGACAAACTCAAGGGTCGCGTCGAAGAATTCGCACAAGGCTGGGGTTCGAGCCCTGAGCTGTGCTTCCCGTGCGACGTGGCCAGCGATGAAGAAATCGCCAAGGTCTTCGAAGAACTGAGCAAGAAGTGGGACGGCCTGGACTGCATCGTGCATTCCGTCGGCTTCGCACCGGGCGACCAACTGGACGGCGACTTCACCGAAGCCACCACCCGTGAAGGTTTCCGGATCGCTCACGACATCAGCGCCTACAGCTTCGTGGCGCTGGCCAAGGCCGGTCGCGAAATGATGAAAGGCCGCAACGGCAGCCTGCTGACCCTGTCGTACCTGGGCGCCGAGCGCACCATGCCGAACTACAACGTGATGGGCATGGCCAAGGCTTCGCTGGAAGCCGGCGTCCGTTACCTGGCCGGTTCCCTGGGCCCGGACGGCACCCGCGTCAACTGCGTGTCGGCTGGCCCGATTCGCACCCTGGCCGCTTCCGGCATCAAGAACTTCCGCAAGATGCTGGCCGCCAACGAAGCGCAGACTCCGCTGCGCCGCAACGTCACCATCGAAGAAGTCGGCAACGCCGGCGCCTTCCTGTGCTCCGACCTGGCGTCGGGCATCAGCGGTGAAATCATGTACGTCGACGGCGGTTTCAACACCACCGCCATGGGCAACATCGAAGAGTGA